The following are encoded in a window of Kogia breviceps isolate mKogBre1 chromosome 10, mKogBre1 haplotype 1, whole genome shotgun sequence genomic DNA:
- the MPIG6B gene encoding megakaryocyte and platelet inhibitory receptor G6b isoform X2 — protein sequence MALLLQLLLLLLSRAQGNPGASLDGHPGDRVNLSCVGVSQPTRWVWAPRFPACKGLSKGRRAILLASPSGTPTVSPVQPFAGRLRALDLDIRRLELLLSAGDSGTFICKGRQENQSRTELHVLGDRAYCRAPGSTHGSVYPQILIPLLGAGLVLGLGVLGWACWLRRARPLTRLDHPPDLLCPPHIVKAEPQRPVEEEESKIAGDLDQEPSLLYADLDHMALRRSCRLSPVVPADASTTYAVVVRKAALTTSQAGGSQLSITPLPFLALHLEKEGTMG from the exons ATGGCCTTGCTTCTGCagctgctactgctgctgctgtcaAGGGCCCAGGGGAACCCCGGGG CTTCACTGGACGGCCACCCCGGGGACCGGGTGAATCTCTCCTGCGTAGGGGTCTCGCAACCCACCCGCTGGGTCTGGGCACCTAGATTCCCCGCCTGCAAAGGCCTGTCCAAAGGACGCCGCGCGATCTTGTTGGCCTCACCGAGCGGGACCCCCACCGTGTCTCCCGTCCAGCCCTTTGCTGGCCGCCTACGTGCCCTGGACCTTGATATCCGGCGGCTGGAGCTGCTCCTGAGCGCGGGGGACTCGGGCACCTTTATCTGCAAGGGCCGCCAAGAGAACCAGAGCCGTACGGAGCTTCACGTGCTGGGGGACAGGGCCTATTGCAGAGCTCCGGGGTCTACCCACG GGTCCGTGTATCCCCAGATTCTAATCCCGCTGCTGGGCGCTGGGCTGGTGCTGGGACTTGGAGTATTGGGCTGGGCCTGTTGGCTGCGCAG GGCTCGCCCCCTCACCCGCCTCGACCACCCCCCAGATTTG CTCTGTCCCCCCCACATAGTGAAAGCGGAGCCCCAGAGGCCAGTAGAGGAGGAAGAATCCAAGATTGCAGGGGACCTGGACCAGGAGCCG AGCCTGCTCTACGCAGACCTGGATCATATGGCCCTCAGAAGATCCTGCCGACTGTCCCCAGTGGTCCCTGCTGATGCCTCCACCACCTATGCGGTTGTAGTTCGAAAGGCAGCCCTTACTACCTCACAAGCTGGGGGCTCCCAGCTCTCCATAACACCCCTCCCCTTCTTGGCCCTTCACCTAGAAAAGGAAGGCACCATGGGATAG
- the LY6G6C gene encoding lymphocyte antigen 6 complex locus protein G6c, translating to MKGLLLLTLSSLLCCVSADIRCHSCYKVPLLGCVDRQSCRLEPGQQCLTTNVYLGKMWVFSNLRCGTPEEPCREAFNQTNHKLGLTYNTTCCNKDNCNNPAPRPTPALTLVLLTSLAGLGLWLLH from the exons ATGAAAGGCCTTCTGCTGCTCACCTTGTCTTCTCTGCTCTGCTGCGTCTCAG CTGACATTCGCTGTCACTCCTGCTACAAGGTCCCTTTGCTGGGCTGTGTGGACCGGCAGTCCTGCCGCCTGGAACCAGGACAGCAATGCCTGACAACAAATGTGTACCTCG GGAAGATGTGGGTTTTCTCCAACCTCCGCTGTGGCACACCAGAAGAGCCCTGTCGGGAGGCCTTCAACCAAACCAACCACAAGCTAGGCCTGACCTATAACACCACCTGCTGCAACAAGGACAACTGCAATAACCCAGCCCCTCGGCCCACCCCGGCCCTGACTCTTGTCCTCCTCACCTCCTTGGCTGGCCTCGGCCTCTGGCTGTTGCACTGA
- the LOC131763670 gene encoding lymphocyte antigen 6G6e-like, producing MGTSSIFLCILFLGGALGLATSPARRQLRCYTCNFAKPCYPVPTECQDDEVCGISIGTSENSEVIEQKACLPRTQCFLQGHATYWSLSYTPQHHCCEQDLCNVATMLHRLPSLLLITPLILVASFTWGAHLLHQPSTQDSSTIAVALETPAQALLRSAKNLILYRDLTPLGPNTFMDPSPNPIPTGTALAPTCPEAPTRSPAS from the exons ATGGGCACCTCCAGCATCTTCCTCTGCATTCTGTTCCTCGGTGGGGCTCTGG GTCTCGCCACCTCCCCTGCCCGAAGACAGCTGCGCTGTTACACCTGCAACTTTGCCAAACCCTGCTACCCTGTTCCTACCGAGTGTCAGGATGATGAAGTTTGCGGCATCAGTATTGGTACCTCAG AGAACAGTGAGGTCATCGAGCAGAAAGCCTGCCTCCCAAGGACCCAGTGCTTTCTGCAGGGCCATGCCACCTACTGGTCACTCTCCTACACTCCTCAGCACCACTGCTGCGAGCAGGACCTGTGCAACGTAGCCACCATGCTGCATCggctccccagcctcctcctcatCACCCCACTCATCCTCGTGGCCAGCTTCACCTGGGGAGCCCACCTCCTCCACCAGCCTTCAACCCAAGACTCCTCCACTATCGCCGTGGCCCTGGAAACACCTGCACAGGCACTTCTGAGATCTGCCAAGAACCTGATCTTGTACAGAGACCTCACACCCCTTGGGCCCAACACCTTCATGGACCCCTCCCCAAACCCAATTCCTACAGGCACTGCTCTAGCCCCTACCTGCCCAGAGGCACCTACCCGGAGCCCAGCCTCATAA
- the MPIG6B gene encoding megakaryocyte and platelet inhibitory receptor G6b isoform X1, which produces MRRLSGHGSRAQPLRGMWDLPGPGHEPVSPASAGGLSTTAPPGKPASLDGHPGDRVNLSCVGVSQPTRWVWAPRFPACKGLSKGRRAILLASPSGTPTVSPVQPFAGRLRALDLDIRRLELLLSAGDSGTFICKGRQENQSRTELHVLGDRAYCRAPGSTHGSVYPQILIPLLGAGLVLGLGVLGWACWLRRARPLTRLDHPPDLLCPPHIVKAEPQRPVEEEESKIAGDLDQEPSLLYADLDHMALRRSCRLSPVVPADASTTYAVVVRKAALTTSQAGGSQLSITPLPFLALHLEKEGTMG; this is translated from the exons atgcgtaggctcagcggccatggctcacgggcccagccgctccgcggcatgtgggatcttcccggaccggggcacgaacccgtgtcccctgcatcggcaggcggactctcaaccactgcgccaccagggaagcccg CTTCACTGGACGGCCACCCCGGGGACCGGGTGAATCTCTCCTGCGTAGGGGTCTCGCAACCCACCCGCTGGGTCTGGGCACCTAGATTCCCCGCCTGCAAAGGCCTGTCCAAAGGACGCCGCGCGATCTTGTTGGCCTCACCGAGCGGGACCCCCACCGTGTCTCCCGTCCAGCCCTTTGCTGGCCGCCTACGTGCCCTGGACCTTGATATCCGGCGGCTGGAGCTGCTCCTGAGCGCGGGGGACTCGGGCACCTTTATCTGCAAGGGCCGCCAAGAGAACCAGAGCCGTACGGAGCTTCACGTGCTGGGGGACAGGGCCTATTGCAGAGCTCCGGGGTCTACCCACG GGTCCGTGTATCCCCAGATTCTAATCCCGCTGCTGGGCGCTGGGCTGGTGCTGGGACTTGGAGTATTGGGCTGGGCCTGTTGGCTGCGCAG GGCTCGCCCCCTCACCCGCCTCGACCACCCCCCAGATTTG CTCTGTCCCCCCCACATAGTGAAAGCGGAGCCCCAGAGGCCAGTAGAGGAGGAAGAATCCAAGATTGCAGGGGACCTGGACCAGGAGCCG AGCCTGCTCTACGCAGACCTGGATCATATGGCCCTCAGAAGATCCTGCCGACTGTCCCCAGTGGTCCCTGCTGATGCCTCCACCACCTATGCGGTTGTAGTTCGAAAGGCAGCCCTTACTACCTCACAAGCTGGGGGCTCCCAGCTCTCCATAACACCCCTCCCCTTCTTGGCCCTTCACCTAGAAAAGGAAGGCACCATGGGATAG
- the CLIC1 gene encoding chloride intracellular channel protein 1 isoform X2 gives MAEEQPQVELFVKAGSDGAKIGNCPFSQRLFMVLWLKGVTFNVTTVDTKRRTETVQKLCPGGQLPFLLYGTEVHTDTNKIEEFLEAVLCPPRYPKLAALNPESNTAGLDIFAKFSAYIKNSNPALNDNLEKGLLKALKVLDNYLTSPLPDEVDETSAEDEGISQRKFLDGNELTLADCNLLPKLHIVQGTWVQALVREDPTCRGATEPVL, from the exons ATGGCCGAAGAACAACCGCAGGTCGAATTGTTCGTGAAG GCTGGCAGTGATGGGGCCAAGATCGGGAACTGCCCCTTCTCCCAGAGACTGTTCATGGTGCTCTGGCTCAAGGGAGTCACCTTCAATGTCACCACTGTTGACACCAAGAG GCGGACTGAGACAGTGCAGAAGCTGTGCCCAGGAGGGCAGCTCCCATTCCTGCTGTACGGCACTGAAGTGCACACAGACACCAACAAGATTGAGGAATTTCTGGAGGCAGTGCTGTGCCCTCCCAG GTACCCCAAGCTGGCAGCTCTGAACCCTGAATCCAACACAGCTGGGCTGGACATATTTGCCAAATTCTCTGCCTACATCAagaattcaaacccagctctCAATGATA ACCTGGAGAAGGGACTCCTGAAAGCCCTGAAAGTTTTAGACAATTACTTGACATCCCCCCTCCCAGATGAAGTAGATGAGACCAGCGCTGAGGATGAGGGCATCTCTCAGAGGAAGTTTCTGGATGGCAATGAGCTCACTCTGGCTGACTGTAACCTGTTACCAAAGCTCCACATAGTACAG gggacatgggttcaagccttggtccgggaagatcccacatgccgcggagcaactgagcctgtactctag
- the CLIC1 gene encoding chloride intracellular channel protein 1 isoform X1: protein MAEEQPQVELFVKAGSDGAKIGNCPFSQRLFMVLWLKGVTFNVTTVDTKRRTETVQKLCPGGQLPFLLYGTEVHTDTNKIEEFLEAVLCPPRYPKLAALNPESNTAGLDIFAKFSAYIKNSNPALNDNLEKGLLKALKVLDNYLTSPLPDEVDETSAEDEGISQRKFLDGNELTLADCNLLPKLHIVQVVCKKYRGFSIPDVFRGVHRYLRNSYAREEFASTCPDDEEIELAYEQVAKALK from the exons ATGGCCGAAGAACAACCGCAGGTCGAATTGTTCGTGAAG GCTGGCAGTGATGGGGCCAAGATCGGGAACTGCCCCTTCTCCCAGAGACTGTTCATGGTGCTCTGGCTCAAGGGAGTCACCTTCAATGTCACCACTGTTGACACCAAGAG GCGGACTGAGACAGTGCAGAAGCTGTGCCCAGGAGGGCAGCTCCCATTCCTGCTGTACGGCACTGAAGTGCACACAGACACCAACAAGATTGAGGAATTTCTGGAGGCAGTGCTGTGCCCTCCCAG GTACCCCAAGCTGGCAGCTCTGAACCCTGAATCCAACACAGCTGGGCTGGACATATTTGCCAAATTCTCTGCCTACATCAagaattcaaacccagctctCAATGATA ACCTGGAGAAGGGACTCCTGAAAGCCCTGAAAGTTTTAGACAATTACTTGACATCCCCCCTCCCAGATGAAGTAGATGAGACCAGCGCTGAGGATGAGGGCATCTCTCAGAGGAAGTTTCTGGATGGCAATGAGCTCACTCTGGCTGACTGTAACCTGTTACCAAAGCTCCACATAGTACAG gTGGTATGTAAGAAGTACCGAGGATTCTCCATTCCCGATGTGTTTCGGGGAGTGCATAGGTACCTGCGCAATTCCTATGCTCGGGAAGAGTTTGCCTCCACCTGTCCAGATGATGAGGAGATTGAGCTGGCCTATGAGCAAGTGGCCAAGGCCCTCAAATAA
- the DDAH2 gene encoding putative hydrolase DDAH2, translating into MGTPGEGLGRCSHALIRGVPESLASGEGAGAGLPALDLAKAQREHGVLGGKLRQRLGLQLLELPPEESLPLGPLLGDTAVIQGDTALITRPWSPARRPEVDGVRKALQDLGLRIVEMGDENATLDGTDVLFTGREFFVGLSKWTNHRGAEIVADTFRDFAVSTVPVSSPSHLRGLCGMGGPRTVVAGSSEAAQKAVRAMAVLTDHPYASLTLPDDAAADCLFLRPGLPGMPPFLLHRGGGDLPNSQEALQKLSDVTLVPVSCSELEKAGAGLSSLCLVLSTRPHG; encoded by the exons ATGGGGACgccaggggaggggctgggccgcTGTTCCCATGCCCTGATCCGGGGGGTCCCGGAGAGCCTGGCGTCGGGGGAGGGTGCGGGGGCTGGCCTCCCGGCTCTGGACCTAGCCAAAGCTCAGAGGGAGCATGGGGTACTGGGGGGTAAACTGAGGCAGCGATTGGGGCTGCAGCTATTAGAACTGCCTCCTGAAGAGTCGCTGCCGCTGGGACCGCTGCTTGGTGACACCGCTGTGATCCAAGGGGATACGGCCCTAATCACGCGGCCCTGGAGCCCCGCCCGCAGGCCGGAG GTCGATGGCGTCCGCAAAGCCCTCCAGGATCTGGGGCTCCGAATTGTGGAGATGGGGGACGAGAACGCGACGCTGGATGGCACTGATGTTCTCTTCACCG GCCGGGAGTTTTTCGTAGGCCTCTCCAAGTGGACTAATCACCGAGGAGCTGAGATCGTGGCAGACACGTTCCGG GACTTTGCCGTCTCGACGGTGCCGGTCTCAAGCCCCTCCCACCTGCGTGGCCTCTGCGGCATGGGGGGACCCCGCACTGTGGTGGCGGGTAGCAGCGAGGCTGCCCAAAAAGCTGTCAGG gcAATGGCAGTGTTGACGGATCACCCCTATGCCTCCCTGACCCTCCCAGATGATGCAGCGGCTGACTGTCTCTTTCTGCGTCCTGGGCTGCCTGGTATGCCCCCTTTCCTCCTGCACCGTGGAGGCGGGGACCTGCCCAACAGCCAGGAG GCACTGCAGAAGCTCTCTGACGTCACCCTGGTACCTGTGTCCTGCTCGGAACTGGAGAAGGCAGGCGCTGGGCTCAGCTCCCTCTGCCTGGTGCTCAGCACACGCCCCCACGGCTGA